TCTTTAAGCACTGGAATAAGTGCTACCTGTATTGGAATAACGAGCATAGCGATAATGATGACAAAAAGGATTTTGCGCCCAGGAAAACGCAGCCAAGCAAAGGCATATGCGGCAAAAGATGCGATCAATACCGGAATAACCGTCGCAGGAACAGCAATCGTTAGCGTATTCCAGAAGGCCTGCGACAATCCGGAACCCTTTTGCACCGTTTCACTGCCATCAGCTTGCTTGAGTTTATATTCCTTACCTGAGAGCACATTATTATAGTTATCCAGCGTAAGATCCGGTGTCATCTTCCAGCCTTGTTCCTGTTGATTTATGGTGCGTGCTCTACGATTCTCCCACATGAGTCGGCTGCCATCAGCCTTCACTCCAGCCTTCAACTGATCATCTGTGTAGGCTGTGCCGTGCACCTCGATCGGCTCCCGGAGGTCCACATCTTTGGATAGCTGAATCGTCTCTCCAGCCTTCCACTCCTGATGAGGAAATGCTTTCCACCATCCAGTCTGCAGAATATCAGCAGCCGGCCTGAAGGAGGAGATGAACAACCCAAGAGTCGGAAGCAGCCAAATGAAACAAATCACGCCCAGTACAATATTAACAATCGTCTTACCGCCTTTTCTCTTCTTTTTGCCGGCCATTAGAATCCCCCCTGCTTGCGGAACTGACGTAGATTAATTATGATCACAGGCAACACTGCGATCAGAAGAACAATAGCCAGCGTGGAGCCATAACCGAAATTGCGGTACATAAAGAATTGCCGATAGAACTGTGTCGCTACTACTTCTGTATCGTATTGACCCCCCGTCATCACCATGACGACGTCAAATATTTTCAACGTAAAGACGATAATGGTCGTTGTCACCGTCAGAATGGTTGCTGAAATGTACGGGATCATGATTCCAAAGAAAATCTTCACCTCATTTGCACCATCTACCCGCGCAGCTTCCATAATGTCATCAGGAACTCCCTTAATGGCTGCCGAGAATATCACCATCGCAAATCCTGTCTGCATCCAAATCAGAATGATGATGAGGAAAAAGTTGTTCCAAGGCTGAAGCATACTCGTCCATGCCTGTGGTTCTCCCCCGAAATAAGTAACGATTGCGTTCAAAAGTCCAATTTGTTCATCGCCGGGTTGATAGTAATATACAAACTTCCAAATAACACCTGCGGCTACAAAAGAAATAGCCATCGGCATAAAGATGATCGATTTGGCTAGCTTCTCATAGCTGCTTCGATCGGCAAGAATCGCAATTAAGAGTCCAAAGGCTACACACGCTAAAGTGCCTACGAATACCCATAGTAGATTGTTTCGAAGCGCCGTCGCCATCAGATGATCGCTAAAGATCGCCGCATAGTTGCTGAGACCCACAAATTCCTCTGAAGAAGCATTGAAAAAACTTAAATACAGTGTCCGCAGCGCAGGCAGCACCAGTAGCCAACCCAATATAATCACTGCCGGACCAATAAAAATATAGGGCAACACCTTTCGGCGTACACAATCAGGATATTGCTCAACTGCCCAGGTAAGTGTGTAATAGATCAGATAAACACCCAGAACCCCCCATAGGACAGCCAGAACTGCCGTTAGTAGCGGGTTTAACGTCGAATCCCGAAAAAACAAAAAGATTGAGCCATTAACAACAACATTGGCTATTAATACTACAAGAGACAGCAATACCGCCCTAAGGCTGACTGTTTGTTTGGCTTGTGATTGTGGCTTCATTTGTGGCTGTAGTTGTGATTGTCCACCCATACTAGCTCCAGCTCCTCCTATACTCGCGCTTTGGAAAATAAAAAGAGGGGCAGAGAACCCTCAAATCTCGCTGCCCCTCTTTTAACTGTGTGCTTTCAATATTAGGTTAGTTGTTCCAACCAGACTGAATTTGCTCCAAAGCCTGATCCAGTGTCGCTGTACCACTCACGTAGTCAGTCATGCCTTTCCAGAAGGTACCTGCGCCCACTTTGCCCGGCATCAAGTCTGAACCATCAAAGCGGAGTGTGGAAGCATCTTGAACCAATTTCGCCATCCGGCGGTCGGATTCAGAGGTATACCAGTCAAGGGAAGCATCGTTCATTGGAGCAATTACGCCGCCAGACTGTACCCAACTCTTAATGGATTCTCCTGTAGTGAAGAATTCCATAACTGCACGAACTTCAGGACGATCATTGAACATAGCATAGATATCGCCAGCAACTAGCACTGGTTTACCATATTGAGGATCAATAGGCGGCAAGTAGAACCAATCATAATCTACATCAACCTTTGCAGTTTCAGGGAAGAAGCTTGTAATAAAGTTGCCGAGCATATTAAACCATGCTTTAGGAGGATTATTGAACATTGGTGCTGGGGCATCGCCGAACGATGTCGTCACGATGGATTTAGCACCACCGTAGACATAATCCTTGTTTAGCCAAATTTTAGACATGGTTTCAACTGCATTCTTCACTTCTGGAGAGGTAAATGGCAACTCACCTTTTACCCATTTATCGTAGTTCTCAGGTGTAGTCGTGCGCAGCATTATATTTTCTACCCAGTCTGTTGCCGGCCAGCCTGTTGCAGCACCGCTCTCAATGCCAATGGCCCAGGCAGGATCGCCGTCTTTAGCAATTTGCTCCGTAAGAGCCATTAACTCATCCCAAGTTTCAGGAACCTTGTAGCCTGCTTCTTCAAATTGCTTCTTTGGATACCATACCAAGCTCTTTACATTACTACGGTTCCAGATTCCAGCCATAATCTTACCGTCTTTTCCGTCCATATTAGACATATCAAGCCAGCTCTTATTGTAATTAGCCGTCAATTTATCTTGATCGAGTACGCTGGTCAAATCGATAACTTTGCCAGTCTTAGCAATCGAAGCTAGCAGACCCGGCTGCGGGAAGTCAGCGATATCCGGAGCATTTCCACCGTCTACTCGAATGTTTATCGTAGCTTCGAACTCCTTAGAGCCCTC
The window above is part of the Paenibacillus sp. FSL K6-0276 genome. Proteins encoded here:
- a CDS encoding sugar ABC transporter permease, with amino-acid sequence MKPQSQAKQTVSLRAVLLSLVVLIANVVVNGSIFLFFRDSTLNPLLTAVLAVLWGVLGVYLIYYTLTWAVEQYPDCVRRKVLPYIFIGPAVIILGWLLVLPALRTLYLSFFNASSEEFVGLSNYAAIFSDHLMATALRNNLLWVFVGTLACVAFGLLIAILADRSSYEKLAKSIIFMPMAISFVAAGVIWKFVYYYQPGDEQIGLLNAIVTYFGGEPQAWTSMLQPWNNFFLIIILIWMQTGFAMVIFSAAIKGVPDDIMEAARVDGANEVKIFFGIMIPYISATILTVTTTIIVFTLKIFDVVMVMTGGQYDTEVVATQFYRQFFMYRNFGYGSTLAIVLLIAVLPVIIINLRQFRKQGGF
- a CDS encoding carbohydrate ABC transporter permease → MAGKKKRKGGKTIVNIVLGVICFIWLLPTLGLFISSFRPAADILQTGWWKAFPHQEWKAGETIQLSKDVDLREPIEVHGTAYTDDQLKAGVKADGSRLMWENRRARTINQQEQGWKMTPDLTLDNYNNVLSGKEYKLKQADGSETVQKGSGLSQAFWNTLTIAVPATVIPVLIASFAAYAFAWLRFPGRKILFVIIIAMLVIPIQVALIPVLKDYTALGLNGSYLGIWLAHTAFGLPLVTYFMYNFISQLPKDLFESAFMDGASHFTIFSKLILPLSVPALASIGIFQFLWVWNDYLVSLIFIGNQPSVQVMSMKIADLVGSRGNDWHLLTSAAFISMLMPLAIFFLLQKYFVRGLMGGSVKG
- a CDS encoding ABC transporter substrate-binding protein is translated as MKKTSGRKKSLALVLCLSFTMMLSACGGGNNNAAPTDPPAATASPTADNTDKETTAPSTEPLGSPLELAMKGDYKGTKVTMFGPFVDADQVKFENSIKEFEEKTGIDIQYEGSKEFEATINIRVDGGNAPDIADFPQPGLLASIAKTGKVIDLTSVLDQDKLTANYNKSWLDMSNMDGKDGKIMAGIWNRSNVKSLVWYPKKQFEEAGYKVPETWDELMALTEQIAKDGDPAWAIGIESGAATGWPATDWVENIMLRTTTPENYDKWVKGELPFTSPEVKNAVETMSKIWLNKDYVYGGAKSIVTTSFGDAPAPMFNNPPKAWFNMLGNFITSFFPETAKVDVDYDWFYLPPIDPQYGKPVLVAGDIYAMFNDRPEVRAVMEFFTTGESIKSWVQSGGVIAPMNDASLDWYTSESDRRMAKLVQDASTLRFDGSDLMPGKVGAGTFWKGMTDYVSGTATLDQALEQIQSGWNN